A region of Candidatus Marinimicrobia bacterium CG08_land_8_20_14_0_20_45_22 DNA encodes the following proteins:
- a CDS encoding ArsR family transcriptional regulator: MIKKLFGSETRIALLREFLLHPESEFYLRQFCTRLGLLPRSVSLELANLEGIGLIIRRPAGKSIFYRANRDHVLFDDLQRIIIKTVGLADVVRKALEPFAVDIASAFIYGSFANGGFTAESDVDLMIVGKVSSLQISGAMGVAGQQLGREINFSIFTEEEFIRRLKENDHFMKNVADKSKLFLVGTAYEFERMAEKRLA; encoded by the coding sequence ATGATCAAGAAATTATTTGGTTCGGAAACCCGGATCGCTCTACTTCGTGAATTTTTATTACACCCGGAAAGCGAGTTCTACCTCCGCCAGTTCTGCACACGGTTAGGATTGTTGCCGAGGTCTGTCAGTCTGGAACTGGCGAATCTGGAAGGCATCGGGTTAATTATCAGACGACCGGCAGGGAAATCGATTTTCTATCGCGCCAATCGTGATCACGTTCTCTTTGATGATTTGCAAAGAATAATCATCAAGACGGTTGGATTGGCCGACGTCGTCCGGAAAGCGCTTGAACCTTTTGCGGTGGATATTGCATCGGCTTTCATTTACGGATCCTTCGCGAATGGCGGCTTTACTGCTGAAAGCGATGTTGACCTGATGATAGTCGGAAAAGTTTCTTCTCTACAGATTTCCGGCGCGATGGGAGTGGCCGGACAGCAGTTGGGACGCGAGATCAATTTTTCCATTTTCACCGAGGAAGAATTCATCCGGCGCCTGAAAGAAAACGATCATTTTATGAAAAACGTAGCAGATAAATCTAAACTGTTCTTAGTCGGAACCGCCTATGAGTTTGAGCGAATGGCTGAAAAACGGTTGGCTTAA